The Burkholderia cepacia ATCC 25416 genome includes a window with the following:
- a CDS encoding DUF4148 domain-containing protein produces MKSLVSAVVAAAALSASFGAFAQSTVTRAQVKNELVQLEKAGYKPGLSSPYYPNDIQSAEARVHGADTSGYGAQPAPAVHSGAPAATSSNARDSIFFGQ; encoded by the coding sequence ATGAAATCGCTCGTTTCCGCAGTCGTTGCCGCTGCCGCCCTGTCCGCTTCGTTCGGCGCATTCGCCCAAAGCACCGTGACCCGCGCGCAAGTGAAGAACGAACTGGTTCAGCTCGAAAAAGCCGGCTACAAGCCGGGCCTGTCGAGCCCGTACTACCCGAACGACATCCAGAGCGCCGAAGCGCGTGTTCATGGTGCCGACACCAGCGGCTACGGCGCGCAACCGGCTCCGGCCGTCCACTCGGGCGCCCCGGCCGCAACGTCGTCGAACGCTCGCGACTCGATCTTCTTCGGCCAGTAA
- a CDS encoding ureidoglycolate lyase produces the protein MKLLRFGDKHHEKPGLLDAQGHIRDLSGVIDDLAGDALAPASLARLRDIPPSSLPRVEGTPRLGACVGRVGKFICIGLNYSDHAAESGMEVPKEPVVFGKWTSAISGPNDDVEIPRGSEKTDWEVELGVVIGQGGRYIAEADALSHVAGYCVVNDVSEREFQLERGGTWDKGKGNDTFGPLGPWLVTADEVPDPHALRLWLDVDGHRYQNGTTATMVFRVPHLISYLSRFMSLQPGDVISTGTPPGVGLGQKPPVYLRAGQVITLGIDGLGEQRQRTVQA, from the coding sequence ATGAAACTGCTGAGATTTGGCGACAAGCACCATGAAAAACCGGGCCTGCTCGATGCGCAAGGCCACATCCGCGACCTGTCGGGCGTGATCGACGATCTCGCCGGCGATGCGCTGGCGCCGGCCTCGCTCGCGCGGTTGCGCGACATTCCGCCGTCGTCGCTGCCACGGGTCGAAGGCACGCCGCGGCTCGGCGCGTGCGTCGGCCGCGTCGGCAAGTTCATCTGCATCGGGCTCAACTATTCCGACCACGCGGCCGAATCGGGGATGGAGGTGCCGAAGGAGCCCGTCGTGTTCGGCAAGTGGACGAGCGCGATCTCGGGGCCGAACGACGACGTCGAGATTCCGCGCGGCTCGGAGAAGACCGACTGGGAGGTCGAACTCGGCGTGGTGATCGGCCAGGGCGGTCGTTATATCGCGGAAGCCGACGCGCTGTCGCACGTGGCGGGCTACTGCGTCGTGAACGACGTGTCGGAGCGTGAATTCCAGCTCGAACGCGGCGGCACGTGGGACAAGGGCAAGGGCAACGACACGTTCGGGCCGCTCGGCCCGTGGCTCGTGACGGCCGACGAAGTGCCCGATCCGCATGCGCTGCGGCTGTGGCTCGACGTCGACGGCCATCGCTACCAGAACGGCACGACCGCGACGATGGTGTTCCGCGTGCCGCACCTGATCAGCTACCTGAGCCGCTTCATGAGCCTGCAGCCGGGCGACGTGATCTCGACCGGCACGCCGCCGGGTGTCGGCCTCGGGCAGAAGCCGCCCGTCTATCTGCGCGCCGGGCAGGTGATCACGCTCGGTATCGACGGGCTCGGCGAGCAACGCCAGCGCACCGTGCAGGCCTGA
- a CDS encoding oxidoreductase, whose protein sequence is MHAWSARHVPAQGGKVAVVTGANSGLGWQLAETLAAKGATVVMGCRDAARAAQAADAIRRLHPDARVEADALDLADLASIARFAADVAERHGRVDILCNNAGVMFLPLRHTCDGFEMQFGTNHLGHFALTGHLLPALRAARRPRVVTMSSGLNRGGRIRVDDLRAEHRYNRYLAYCDSKLANLVFAIELQRRFERAAFAGISVAAHPGYAATNLQFAGPAMDSSPARAALMRAANRYLAQPADQGALPAIHAATAPDLAGGAYIGPSGWFESRGLPAPASVPRAARDAGSAALLWEASEAATGVRFLSSGAPAGRSPGRPFDTAAEAR, encoded by the coding sequence ATGCATGCATGGAGCGCGCGCCACGTCCCGGCGCAGGGCGGCAAGGTCGCGGTCGTGACCGGTGCCAACAGCGGGCTCGGCTGGCAACTCGCGGAAACGCTGGCCGCGAAAGGCGCGACCGTCGTGATGGGTTGCCGCGACGCGGCCCGCGCCGCGCAGGCCGCCGATGCGATCCGCCGGCTCCATCCCGATGCCCGCGTCGAAGCCGACGCGCTCGACCTCGCCGATCTCGCCTCGATCGCACGCTTCGCGGCCGATGTGGCCGAACGCCATGGCCGCGTCGATATCCTCTGCAACAACGCCGGCGTGATGTTCCTGCCGCTGCGCCATACGTGCGACGGCTTCGAGATGCAGTTCGGCACCAACCACCTCGGCCATTTCGCGCTGACCGGCCATCTGCTGCCCGCGCTGCGCGCCGCGCGCCGGCCGCGGGTCGTGACGATGTCGAGCGGCCTCAACCGCGGCGGCCGGATCCGCGTCGACGACCTGCGCGCCGAGCACCGCTACAACCGTTATCTCGCCTATTGCGACAGCAAGCTCGCGAACCTCGTGTTCGCGATCGAACTTCAGCGCCGTTTCGAGCGCGCGGCGTTCGCCGGGATCAGCGTGGCCGCACACCCGGGCTACGCGGCAACCAACCTGCAGTTCGCGGGCCCGGCGATGGACAGCTCGCCCGCGCGCGCCGCGCTGATGCGGGCCGCGAACCGTTATCTCGCGCAGCCGGCCGACCAGGGGGCGCTGCCCGCGATTCATGCGGCGACCGCGCCCGATCTCGCGGGCGGCGCGTATATCGGGCCGTCCGGCTGGTTCGAGTCGCGCGGGCTGCCGGCGCCCGCGAGCGTGCCACGCGCGGCCCGCGACGCGGGATCGGCGGCGTTGCTGTGGGAGGCCTCGGAAGCCGCGACGGGCGTGCGCTTCCTCAGCTCGGGCGCGCCGGCCGGACGTTCGCCGGGCCGGCCGTTCGACACGGCGGCCGAGGCGCGCTGA
- a CDS encoding DUF3331 domain-containing protein produces the protein MKASKSLPVLDPADVHVEILERSDTLLVVRWVEPGRCHYGEQRWRRRFAQRTGTCALSRQVIQRGDEVFRPAERPAPANAAAMISAAEVLALAGGR, from the coding sequence ATGAAGGCCTCCAAATCCCTGCCTGTGCTCGATCCCGCCGACGTCCACGTCGAAATCCTCGAACGTTCCGATACGCTGCTCGTCGTCCGCTGGGTCGAGCCCGGCCGCTGTCACTACGGTGAACAGCGCTGGCGCCGCCGCTTCGCGCAACGCACCGGCACGTGCGCGCTGTCGCGCCAGGTCATCCAGCGCGGCGACGAAGTCTTCCGCCCGGCCGAACGCCCGGCGCCCGCGAACGCGGCGGCGATGATCTCCGCCGCCGAAGTGCTCGCGCTGGCCGGCGGCAGGTAA
- a CDS encoding L-fuconate dehydratase has protein sequence MPIIRSMRVLDVRFPTSRQLDGSDAMNPDPDYSAAYVVLETDRDGLEGHGLTFTIGRGNEICCAAIDAMRHLVVGLDLDWIRADMGRFWRHVTSDSQLRWIGPDKGAIHLATGAVVNAVWDLWAKAERKPLWRLVADLSPEELVRAIDFRYLTDCLKPDEALDLLRRQAPGKAERIAILERDGYPCYTTSAGWLGYSDDKLRRLCREAVEAGFDHVKLKVGANLEDDIRRVTIAREVIGPDRKLMIDANQVWEVDEAIDWVRELAFARPWFIEEPTSPDDVEGHRTIREAIAPVQVATGEMCQNRVLFKQFIARGAIDVVQIDACRLGGVNEILAVMLMAAKYGLPVCPHAGGVGLCEYVQHLSMIDYVCISGTKEGRVTEYVDHLHEHFVEPCIVRGAAYMPPTAPGFSIEMKPESLEQYRFRG, from the coding sequence ATGCCTATCATTCGATCGATGCGCGTCCTCGACGTGCGCTTCCCGACCTCGCGCCAGCTCGACGGCTCCGATGCGATGAACCCGGACCCCGATTATTCGGCCGCGTACGTCGTGCTCGAAACCGACCGCGACGGGCTCGAAGGTCACGGCCTCACGTTCACCATCGGGCGCGGCAACGAGATCTGCTGCGCGGCGATCGACGCGATGCGTCACCTCGTCGTCGGCCTCGACCTCGACTGGATTCGCGCGGACATGGGCCGCTTCTGGCGGCACGTCACGTCGGACAGCCAGTTGCGCTGGATCGGCCCCGACAAGGGGGCGATTCATCTGGCGACGGGGGCCGTCGTCAACGCGGTGTGGGACCTGTGGGCGAAAGCCGAACGCAAGCCGCTTTGGCGGCTCGTTGCCGACCTGAGCCCCGAGGAACTGGTGCGCGCGATCGACTTCCGCTACCTGACGGACTGCCTGAAGCCGGACGAAGCGCTCGACCTGCTGCGCAGGCAGGCGCCGGGCAAGGCCGAACGGATCGCGATTCTCGAGCGCGACGGCTACCCGTGCTACACGACGTCGGCCGGCTGGCTCGGCTACAGCGACGACAAGCTGCGGCGGCTGTGCCGCGAAGCCGTCGAAGCCGGGTTCGACCACGTGAAGCTGAAAGTCGGCGCGAACCTGGAGGACGATATCCGCCGCGTGACGATCGCGCGCGAAGTGATCGGCCCGGACCGCAAGCTGATGATCGACGCGAACCAGGTGTGGGAAGTGGACGAGGCGATCGACTGGGTGCGCGAGCTGGCGTTCGCGCGGCCATGGTTCATCGAGGAGCCGACGAGCCCCGACGATGTCGAAGGGCATCGCACGATCCGCGAAGCGATCGCACCCGTGCAGGTCGCGACCGGCGAGATGTGCCAGAACCGCGTCCTGTTCAAGCAGTTCATCGCGCGCGGTGCGATCGACGTCGTGCAGATCGATGCGTGCCGGCTCGGCGGCGTGAACGAGATTCTCGCGGTGATGCTGATGGCCGCGAAGTACGGGCTGCCCGTCTGCCCGCATGCGGGCGGCGTCGGGTTGTGCGAATACGTACAGCATCTGTCGATGATCGACTACGTGTGCATTTCCGGCACGAAGGAAGGGCGCGTAACGGAGTACGTCGATCACCTGCACGAGCATTTCGTCGAACCGTGCATCGTGCGCGGCGCGGCCTACATGCCGCCGACGGCACCCGGTTTTTCGA
- a CDS encoding SDR family oxidoreductase: MRLQGKRALVTAAGQGIGRATALRFASEGADVLATDVNEAALVRLEADAERAGSRLATRRLDVTDAQDVAALAANERAFDVLFNCAGYVHHGSILDCDDDAWAFSLNLNVTSMYRLIRALLPAMLEAGGASIINMASAASSVKGVPNRFVYGTTKAAVIGLTKAVAADFVERGIRCNAICPGTIESPSLEQRIADQARMRDVSADEVRQAFVARQPIGRIGTADEVAALALYLASDEASFTTGAIHLIDGGWSN; the protein is encoded by the coding sequence ATGAGATTGCAGGGCAAACGCGCGCTGGTGACGGCGGCCGGGCAGGGTATCGGCCGCGCGACCGCGCTGCGGTTCGCGAGCGAGGGCGCCGACGTGCTGGCGACCGACGTCAACGAAGCCGCGCTCGTGCGGCTCGAGGCCGACGCCGAACGCGCGGGCAGCCGGCTGGCCACGCGGCGGCTCGACGTCACCGATGCGCAGGACGTCGCGGCGCTTGCCGCGAACGAGCGCGCGTTCGACGTGCTGTTCAACTGCGCGGGCTATGTCCACCACGGCTCGATCCTCGACTGCGACGACGACGCATGGGCGTTCTCGCTGAACCTGAACGTCACGTCGATGTACCGCCTGATTCGCGCGCTGCTGCCCGCGATGCTCGAAGCGGGCGGCGCGTCGATCATCAACATGGCGTCGGCCGCGTCGAGCGTGAAGGGCGTGCCGAACCGCTTCGTCTACGGCACGACCAAGGCGGCCGTGATCGGCCTGACCAAGGCGGTGGCCGCCGATTTCGTCGAGCGCGGCATCCGCTGCAACGCGATCTGCCCGGGCACGATCGAATCGCCGTCGCTGGAGCAGCGGATCGCCGACCAGGCGCGCATGCGCGACGTGTCGGCCGATGAGGTGCGCCAGGCGTTCGTCGCACGCCAGCCGATCGGCCGCATCGGCACCGCGGACGAAGTGGCCGCGCTCGCGCTGTACCTCGCGTCCGACGAAGCGTCGTTCACGACCGGCGCGATCCACCTGATCGACGGCGGCTGGTCGAACTGA